Within the Sporosarcina luteola genome, the region GAAGGAAGAATCGAATCATAGTAGTCGTGTCGCTAAAATTCAATTTAATGATGCGACTATTGAAGAAATAGCAAACGCGAATAAAGATTTGCAGAAAGAGTTTTCGGCTCTCTTTGATGGGGACTCTGGGAACAAAGACGAAGATGAGGCTGTTAACTCAAAACCTGAAGTTAATAATGTTCTTTTAAAACAAGAATTGATTTATGGAAGTACTGATGACGGAGATCTTAATAAATTTATAGAGTCATTGACAAATATGGAAGTGGAGTTTTTGTCCCAGTTCGAAAACGAACAACTTAACAGTGAAGAGGCAAAGTTGTTCGTGAAGCAACAGGGACAGATGCTTGGAATGTTTTTGAGTACATTGAATGAAAAGTCGAATGAATTCCTTGGAGATAATCTTTTGGAACAGCAGGGTGAAAGCATTGTTATCTATGAAGAATTCGAGCAGTGCCTACCATTGGTAAAGGAGAGAGTAAAGCTTGAAGATTAATAAACGCGATTCAACTGCTATAATAAATTCGTTGTTAGGGGGAGTCGTGCCTAGTAGAGGTCTACAATATATAATGGTAGGTCGTGCAGAGGAAGCGAAGCAAATTCTTACTGATTTAACCAATGTGAAAAGCGGTTCCTCTATAATAAAATTTATTATTGGTCCCTTTGGGAGTGGAAAGAGCTTTATCCAAGCTCTAACACAGCAAATTGCTTTTACTGAAAAATTTGTTGTTACAAAAGCGGACTTTACGCCGGAAAGAAGATTGTATGGCGGTGAAGGAAAGGCGGTCGCTATTTACACTGAATTAATGAAAAATATATCCACGTCTACAGTGCCAGATGGAGGGGCCCTTCCAACGATTTTGGATAAATGGATTAGTGAAGTGTTGTCCTTGGTTGTTAAAAAGAAGGATTATGGCTCTGTAGACTTCGATGATTTAGAGTTTGTTAAGGATGTTGAAGCAGAAATCACTTCAATTGTAGCTAAGATGGACGCTCTAACAGGCGGTTATGACTTTGCACGTATACTAACTCTGTATTTTAAAGGTTTTATTGAAGATAATACTGAACTTCAACGTAGAGCAATACGGTGGTTACGAGGTGAATATGGTACCAAAACTGAAGCTAAAGCAGATTTAGGAGTAAGAGATATTATTAACGATAGCAATTACTATGATTACATCAAAGTGCTTTCTCAGTTTGTTAAGCAAATTGGCTACTCGGGCTTGGTAATTAATTTTGACGAAGCAATTAATCTTTATAAAATTACACACCCTCAGGCACGGGATAAAAATTATGAAACCATATTAAGGATTTACAACGACACCTTGCAAGGAAATATGGACGGATTATATATAACATTCGGTGGCACACCCGAATTCTTGGAGGATGAACGTCGGGGACTGTTCAGCTATGGCGCATTAAAACGACGTTTAGAGTCAAACCCGCACGAAACGTCGGAATATCGGGATCTTACCCAGCCAGTTATAAAGTTAACGCCTCTACAACATGATGACACATTCGTTCTTCTTCGGAATCTTAGAGATATCCATGCAGGACATTATGGATATGATGTTGATATTAGTGATGAAGAAATTAAGAACTTTCTTCGCATTGAATATTCGAGACCGGGTGCAAATATACACTTAACAGTTGGTGACATCATAAGGAAGTTCCTAGGGGCTCTAAATATAATCTATCAAAACCCTGATTTTATTCGTTCTGAAATTTTCGGAGAAAGAGATGTACCTGCAAACACAGTATCTACTATTCAGTCGCGATTTTCAAGGACAGAAGGGTAGAGATTACCATGAGTTCCTTCGAGTTGTTGTCCGAAAGTATTCAGAAAAAGATTTGGGATATGAAATGGGATAGTTTCACCCAGA harbors:
- a CDS encoding ATP-binding protein; the encoded protein is MKINKRDSTAIINSLLGGVVPSRGLQYIMVGRAEEAKQILTDLTNVKSGSSIIKFIIGPFGSGKSFIQALTQQIAFTEKFVVTKADFTPERRLYGGEGKAVAIYTELMKNISTSTVPDGGALPTILDKWISEVLSLVVKKKDYGSVDFDDLEFVKDVEAEITSIVAKMDALTGGYDFARILTLYFKGFIEDNTELQRRAIRWLRGEYGTKTEAKADLGVRDIINDSNYYDYIKVLSQFVKQIGYSGLVINFDEAINLYKITHPQARDKNYETILRIYNDTLQGNMDGLYITFGGTPEFLEDERRGLFSYGALKRRLESNPHETSEYRDLTQPVIKLTPLQHDDTFVLLRNLRDIHAGHYGYDVDISDEEIKNFLRIEYSRPGANIHLTVGDIIRKFLGALNIIYQNPDFIRSEIFGERDVPANTVSTIQSRFSRTEG